In Halorhabdus rudnickae, the following proteins share a genomic window:
- the purD gene encoding phosphoribosylamine--glycine ligase, which yields MTETVLLIGGGGREHAIARALDDSDCSLYAAAGNRNPGIARLADGFETLDATNPQAVTTYANEVDATLAIVGPEAPLEAGVADALDDAGVYAFGPQAEEARIETDKGFQRRFMDRNDISGCPDFEEFTDSEAACEYIDEYDGDLVVKPAGLTGGKGVRVIGDQVTATEAKAYIRDSEYDRMVLEERLIGEEFTVQALVANGEIRVTPAVQDHKRAYEGDEGPNTGGMGSYSDSELELPFMDREDYLEAVDILEATVDALDGYKGVLYGQFMLTADGVKVVEFNARFGDPEAMNTLPVMETDLLDVLVAARDGKSLPQLQFQSRATVCKYAVPDGYPTDPESGAKVGISPENAGDALLYYASVDERDDGIYTTTSRSFAVVGLADSITDAEQIATDALESAGTEGLRVRWDIGTPELVQSRIDHMDELRSE from the coding sequence ATGACCGAAACGGTACTGCTGATCGGGGGCGGCGGCCGTGAGCACGCGATCGCTCGCGCGCTCGACGATTCGGACTGCTCGCTGTACGCCGCCGCGGGCAACCGCAATCCCGGGATCGCCCGCCTGGCCGATGGGTTTGAGACACTGGACGCGACCAACCCACAGGCCGTCACAACCTATGCCAACGAAGTCGACGCCACGCTCGCCATCGTCGGCCCGGAAGCCCCCCTCGAAGCGGGCGTCGCCGACGCGCTGGACGACGCCGGTGTCTACGCGTTCGGTCCCCAGGCCGAGGAGGCCCGTATCGAGACGGACAAGGGCTTCCAGCGGCGGTTTATGGACCGCAACGACATCTCGGGCTGTCCGGATTTCGAGGAATTCACCGACAGTGAGGCTGCCTGCGAATACATCGACGAATATGACGGCGATCTGGTCGTCAAACCCGCCGGCCTCACAGGCGGGAAGGGCGTCCGCGTCATCGGCGATCAAGTGACTGCCACAGAAGCCAAGGCGTACATCCGCGACTCCGAGTACGACCGTATGGTTCTGGAGGAACGCCTCATCGGCGAGGAGTTCACCGTTCAGGCGCTCGTCGCGAACGGCGAAATCCGGGTCACCCCCGCCGTCCAGGACCACAAACGCGCCTACGAGGGCGACGAGGGACCCAACACTGGCGGCATGGGGTCCTACAGCGATTCTGAGCTCGAACTGCCGTTCATGGACCGCGAGGACTACCTGGAAGCCGTCGATATCCTCGAAGCCACCGTCGACGCACTGGACGGGTACAAAGGCGTCCTCTACGGTCAGTTCATGCTCACTGCCGATGGCGTGAAGGTAGTCGAGTTCAACGCCCGCTTTGGCGATCCCGAGGCGATGAACACCCTCCCCGTCATGGAAACCGACCTGCTTGACGTCCTCGTCGCGGCACGGGACGGCAAGTCGCTCCCACAACTCCAGTTCCAGTCCCGGGCGACCGTCTGTAAGTACGCAGTACCCGATGGCTACCCGACCGATCCCGAATCCGGCGCGAAGGTCGGAATTTCGCCCGAGAACGCCGGCGACGCACTGCTGTATTACGCTAGCGTCGACGAACGGGATGACGGCATTTACACGACGACTTCCCGCTCGTTCGCGGTCGTCGGTCTCGCCGATTCCATCACTGACGCCGAACAGATTGCGACCGACGCGCTCGAAAGCGCCGGCACCGAGGGGCTGCGCGTCCGCTGGGACATCGGCACGCCCGAACTGGTCCAGTCACGGATCGACCACATGGACGAACTGCGCTCCGAGTAG
- the cbiT gene encoding precorrin-6Y C5,15-methyltransferase (decarboxylating) subunit CbiT, producing the protein MGRISLPESTAPGPTKPEVRALVLWALDLRPSDHVVDVGAGTGAVSIEAVGTADRVTAVERDPERVEAIRTNLAANDCESSVTVTRATAPDGLPESSDAVFVGGTRNLDAVLDWVATAGPRVVVLNAARLETAVRAIDGFRSRSFDPEVRRVSIGRGSSLAGETAIEPERPVYVISGHPGQEAA; encoded by the coding sequence ATGGGACGCATCTCACTCCCGGAGTCGACTGCCCCGGGTCCAACGAAACCGGAAGTTCGGGCGCTAGTGCTGTGGGCGCTCGATCTCCGGCCGAGCGATCACGTCGTGGATGTGGGGGCCGGAACCGGCGCGGTGTCAATCGAGGCTGTCGGGACCGCCGATCGAGTGACTGCCGTCGAACGTGATCCGGAACGTGTCGAAGCGATCCGGACGAATCTGGCGGCCAACGACTGTGAATCCTCGGTGACAGTCACTCGGGCGACCGCCCCGGACGGACTCCCCGAGTCATCGGATGCCGTGTTCGTCGGTGGGACGCGCAATCTAGATGCCGTTCTGGACTGGGTAGCGACGGCGGGGCCGCGGGTCGTCGTCCTCAACGCGGCCCGGCTCGAAACGGCCGTCCGTGCGATCGACGGATTCCGGTCCCGTTCGTTCGATCCCGAAGTCCGTCGCGTCTCGATCGGCCGGGGATCGTCGCTGGCGGGCGAGACGGCGATCGAACCCGAACGACCAGTGTACGTAATCAGCGGCCACCCCGGCCAGGAGGCAGCGTGA
- a CDS encoding cobalt-factor II C(20)-methyltransferase, with translation MTLYGVGLGPGDPALITVRGREIVTGATTVFTPGDIAECLVDPYTERTERLTFPMTDDQAALEAAWEDAAARVAEVAREDDAAFVTVGDPKIYATFGHLERALADYPAVEVRTVPGVSVVTAFTTALDVKIDEGSLTVCEAAAGIPSDRPEQLLLLKVTDVAETHDTLTEAGYTVTYGRRLFMDDATITTDPDALADSDYFTVAYAERADGGRSP, from the coding sequence GTGACACTCTACGGCGTCGGGCTCGGCCCGGGCGATCCTGCGCTGATAACCGTTCGAGGCCGGGAGATCGTGACGGGGGCGACGACCGTGTTTACCCCGGGCGATATTGCCGAGTGTCTCGTCGATCCCTATACGGAGCGCACCGAACGCCTGACGTTCCCGATGACAGACGATCAGGCGGCACTCGAAGCCGCCTGGGAAGATGCGGCCGCAAGGGTTGCCGAGGTCGCTCGCGAGGACGACGCCGCCTTCGTCACGGTCGGCGACCCGAAGATCTACGCCACGTTCGGCCACCTCGAACGCGCACTCGCCGACTATCCCGCCGTCGAGGTCCGGACTGTGCCTGGCGTGAGCGTCGTCACGGCGTTCACGACGGCACTCGACGTGAAAATCGACGAGGGATCGCTCACCGTGTGCGAGGCCGCCGCCGGGATTCCGTCCGACCGTCCCGAACAGTTGCTGCTGTTGAAAGTCACCGACGTCGCCGAAACGCACGACACACTGACCGAGGCGGGCTATACAGTGACCTACGGCCGACGGCTGTTCATGGACGACGCGACGATCACGACCGACCCGGACGCGCTGGCGGACAGCGATTACTTCACGGTCGCCTACGCGGAGCGTGCCGACGGAGGACGGTCGCCGTGA
- a CDS encoding cobalt-precorrin-4/precorrin-4 C(11)-methyltransferase has protein sequence MSGLPWAESDAIPFVGAGPGHPKLVTVAGRKALEEADLVVHAGSLVNSEILDAYAPEADRIDSAGTDLETLVSEMTHAYEDGLNVVRLHSGDPAIFGAALEQIDMLAERGVPAYVIPGVTAAFAASATLGTQLTLPNVANHVAFTRPQGRTLDASDEHVSEFVEMGDVTTAVYLGTHAIDATMDRLLEAGVDAETPVAVIYHASWPDEDVLLGTVGDIAGKVETAGYESSALVIVGEAVTGGEYERSFLYDGWADEEDGTTESDRS, from the coding sequence GTGAGTGGACTCCCGTGGGCCGAGTCGGACGCCATCCCCTTCGTCGGTGCCGGACCCGGCCACCCGAAGCTCGTGACTGTCGCCGGTCGAAAGGCACTCGAGGAGGCCGACCTCGTCGTCCACGCCGGCTCGCTGGTCAACAGTGAGATTCTCGACGCCTACGCCCCCGAGGCAGACCGCATCGACAGCGCGGGGACGGACCTCGAAACGCTAGTCTCGGAGATGACGCATGCCTACGAGGACGGTCTGAACGTCGTCCGCCTGCACAGTGGTGATCCGGCGATATTCGGGGCGGCGCTCGAACAGATCGACATGCTGGCCGAGCGGGGCGTCCCGGCGTACGTGATCCCCGGCGTCACCGCCGCCTTCGCCGCGAGCGCGACGCTCGGGACCCAACTCACGCTGCCGAACGTCGCAAATCACGTCGCGTTCACCCGCCCACAGGGACGAACGCTCGACGCTTCCGACGAGCACGTCAGCGAGTTCGTCGAGATGGGCGACGTGACGACGGCCGTCTACCTGGGAACCCACGCGATCGACGCGACGATGGATCGACTGCTGGAGGCGGGAGTGGACGCCGAGACGCCCGTGGCGGTCATCTATCACGCCTCGTGGCCGGACGAGGACGTGTTGCTGGGGACGGTCGGGGACATCGCGGGAAAGGTTGAGACGGCCGGCTACGAGTCAAGCGCGCTGGTGATCGTCGGCGAGGCGGTGACCGGCGGCGAGTACGAGCGATCGTTCCTCTACGACGGCTGGGCAGATGAGGAAGACGGGACCACGGAGAGTGATCGCTCGTGA
- the cbiG gene encoding cobalt-precorrin 5A hydrolase codes for MSGEACVDSVAVVSFEREHSTAEQLAETLRNDRRTVEVSTYDDGVFEQVWDRDGIVALMASGIVVRKIAPLLADKWADPAVVAVDAERTWAIPLVGGHHGANRLAEELASAGPVPTVTTATDAAGQQGVETRAAALGASIETPDSTVATNLAVRDGALGPIERLDGPRAVLVEEDVTVLKRTDAAEVVIGTGCRAGTDAETCRQAWLDTLEATGRDRSDIEFVATGELKADEPGLLEAAASLDLGVVAFEKETLERFDGPSESRARELLDWPGIAEASAIAGGRTHELLAPKRTFEDRVTVAVGR; via the coding sequence GTGAGTGGCGAGGCGTGCGTCGATTCCGTCGCCGTGGTCTCGTTCGAACGTGAGCACTCGACGGCTGAGCAGCTCGCCGAGACTCTCAGGAACGACCGCCGGACCGTCGAGGTCAGCACATACGACGATGGGGTCTTCGAGCAGGTCTGGGACCGGGACGGCATCGTGGCGTTGATGGCGAGCGGGATCGTCGTCCGAAAGATCGCGCCGCTGCTTGCCGACAAATGGGCTGATCCGGCCGTGGTGGCGGTCGACGCGGAACGGACCTGGGCGATCCCGCTCGTGGGCGGCCATCACGGGGCCAACCGGCTGGCCGAGGAACTCGCGTCCGCCGGTCCCGTCCCGACGGTGACGACGGCGACCGACGCGGCCGGCCAGCAGGGAGTCGAGACCCGCGCGGCTGCACTCGGGGCCTCGATCGAGACTCCCGACTCGACGGTGGCGACGAACCTGGCTGTTCGGGACGGTGCTCTCGGCCCGATCGAGCGCCTCGACGGGCCGCGGGCGGTTCTCGTCGAGGAGGACGTGACGGTACTCAAACGGACTGACGCTGCCGAGGTCGTGATCGGGACTGGCTGTCGGGCAGGGACCGACGCCGAGACCTGTCGGCAAGCCTGGCTGGACACCCTCGAAGCGACCGGCCGGGATCGCTCGGACATCGAATTCGTCGCGACGGGGGAACTGAAAGCGGACGAGCCTGGCCTCCTGGAGGCCGCCGCGTCGCTTGACCTCGGTGTCGTCGCCTTCGAGAAGGAGACCCTCGAACGGTTCGATGGCCCCTCAGAATCGCGAGCACGGGAGTTGCTCGACTGGCCCGGCATCGCCGAGGCGAGTGCCATCGCGGGCGGACGGACCCACGAGTTACTGGCGCCGAAGCGGACGTTCGAGGACCGCGTTACGGTGGCGGTAGGACGATGA
- a CDS encoding precorrin-3B C(17)-methyltransferase: MTDWPTAAHVARPDPPQEEDTPDGRLVVVGMGPGSPAHLTRAARNAIQTADAVYAAPLYQRFLQQDGLLGGETDQPDSGPVVIDSARRDRKRQAAATFDRVRDGETVVHVSGGDPAVFGKSDLLVTLAETEADGEIPIEVLPGVTAALGGAALLGAPLSNDFCALSLSTARRDWKAIDQKLEAAAGAGFVIALYNVARSLDSALNTIGTHRSDSVPVAVLEDVARGKRGRSPTGETVTITTLAAARDECAPETVGTLVIVGTEDSRVLRPANGGRPFLVTPRDGSAPFTDGGGDDGT, encoded by the coding sequence ATGACCGACTGGCCAACGGCCGCACACGTCGCCCGTCCCGACCCGCCGCAAGAAGAGGATACGCCCGACGGTCGCCTCGTCGTCGTCGGCATGGGACCGGGGTCGCCGGCGCATCTGACGCGGGCCGCTCGCAACGCGATCCAGACGGCCGACGCTGTCTACGCCGCCCCCCTGTATCAGCGATTTCTGCAGCAGGACGGACTGCTCGGTGGCGAAACGGATCAGCCGGACAGTGGACCAGTCGTCATCGACTCCGCACGCCGGGACCGCAAACGCCAGGCAGCGGCGACGTTCGACCGCGTGCGTGACGGTGAGACAGTCGTTCACGTCTCGGGCGGGGACCCGGCGGTCTTCGGCAAATCAGACCTGCTTGTCACGCTGGCCGAGACCGAGGCCGACGGCGAGATACCGATCGAAGTCCTGCCCGGCGTCACGGCGGCGCTGGGCGGGGCGGCACTGCTCGGGGCACCGCTGTCGAACGACTTTTGTGCGCTCTCGCTGTCGACGGCTCGACGCGACTGGAAGGCGATCGATCAGAAACTCGAAGCCGCCGCCGGGGCCGGGTTCGTGATCGCGCTGTACAACGTCGCTCGCTCACTGGACTCGGCCCTGAATACCATCGGAACCCACCGCTCGGATTCAGTTCCGGTCGCAGTACTCGAAGACGTGGCCCGGGGTAAGCGGGGTCGCTCGCCGACGGGAGAGACGGTCACGATCACGACGCTGGCGGCGGCCCGTGACGAATGCGCTCCCGAAACGGTCGGGACGCTCGTCATCGTCGGGACCGAGGACTCCCGGGTCCTGCGCCCCGCCAACGGGGGCCGGCCGTTCCTGGTCACGCCGCGGGACGGTTCCGCCCCGTTCACCGATGGAGGTGGCGACGATGGAACCTGA
- the cobJ gene encoding precorrin-3B C(17)-methyltransferase: MEPETAPERDTDGRSAGIDTDADSIVEGSLAAVGLGPGHDAGMTIRARETLEAVDQIVGYETYVELLPESVRRSADAVHATGMGTEVSRTETAVDRALDGASVALVASGDPNVYALGGLVLEILESREIHPDRIDFEVVPGVPAAQSSAARLGAPLVTDTVSISLSDHLTPLSDIESRLRAVAPTGMVVVLYNPWSPNRAQNFQLACDILSAHRDPETPVGIVRGAGRADERTHVTDLETLPELGESDLLDMTSTIVVGTERTRVWGDRLLTPRGYERKYDY; encoded by the coding sequence ATGGAACCTGAAACTGCCCCCGAGCGCGACACAGACGGACGTTCCGCCGGGATCGACACCGACGCCGACAGTATCGTCGAGGGGTCCCTCGCGGCGGTGGGACTCGGGCCGGGTCACGATGCAGGGATGACGATCCGGGCCAGAGAAACCCTCGAAGCAGTCGATCAGATCGTGGGCTACGAGACCTACGTCGAGTTGCTCCCCGAGTCGGTGCGCCGGAGTGCCGACGCGGTCCACGCGACAGGGATGGGCACCGAGGTCTCCCGAACGGAGACCGCCGTCGATCGGGCTCTCGACGGGGCGTCGGTCGCCCTCGTCGCGAGCGGCGACCCGAACGTTTATGCGCTGGGTGGTCTCGTTCTCGAAATCCTCGAATCACGGGAGATTCACCCCGACCGTATCGACTTCGAGGTTGTGCCGGGCGTCCCGGCGGCACAGTCCTCGGCAGCACGGCTCGGCGCTCCACTCGTCACCGACACCGTGTCGATCAGCCTCTCGGATCACCTCACCCCGCTGTCCGATATCGAATCGCGGCTGCGAGCGGTCGCCCCGACGGGAATGGTCGTCGTTCTCTACAATCCCTGGAGTCCCAACAGAGCACAGAATTTCCAGCTGGCCTGTGACATACTCTCGGCCCACCGGGACCCGGAGACGCCAGTCGGGATCGTCCGCGGGGCCGGCCGAGCGGACGAACGAACGCACGTCACCGACCTCGAAACGCTTCCGGAACTGGGTGAATCAGATCTTCTCGATATGACGTCGACGATCGTCGTCGGCACCGAACGAACGCGCGTCTGGGGCGACCGGCTGCTCACCCCCAGAGGCTACGAACGGAAATACGACTACTGA
- a CDS encoding CbiX/SirB N-terminal domain-containing protein, whose protein sequence is MTTDTPVVLAGHGSRREASNDQVRAVAAALEAQLDERVAPAFIELAEPHIHDRIAELAPDAESITVVPLALFAAGHVKDEVPLVVQYARQRFPDVEFAYGSNLGVRPELVEIVADRIDAAEAELAADRHDDDVAVVFVGRGSSDPNANADAYRLARFIQEGRAFSRVEPTFIGVTEPQLDRTLREVARHDPDATIVAPYMLGDGVLTQRVREEVEEFDELHPGIEATTTDVLGVDERLIRALEYRVQEARTGTVSMPCDTCTHKVSFADYDSGVDGETAFAEALEHTLAHVSDAHDHGHNHGDIGGRDHEHDHGQADAHDHGHDGTATHEHDHSHDGPRSG, encoded by the coding sequence ATGACGACGGACACACCGGTTGTACTCGCCGGACACGGTTCTCGACGCGAGGCATCGAACGATCAAGTGCGGGCGGTCGCGGCCGCCCTCGAAGCCCAGCTGGACGAACGGGTAGCACCGGCGTTCATCGAACTTGCCGAACCACACATTCACGATCGGATCGCGGAGCTGGCCCCGGACGCCGAGTCGATCACCGTTGTACCGCTCGCGCTGTTCGCCGCCGGGCACGTCAAAGACGAGGTACCGCTCGTCGTCCAGTATGCCAGACAGCGATTCCCCGACGTGGAGTTTGCGTACGGCTCGAACCTGGGCGTTCGCCCGGAGTTGGTCGAGATCGTCGCCGACCGGATCGACGCTGCCGAGGCCGAACTGGCCGCCGATCGCCACGATGACGACGTGGCGGTCGTCTTCGTCGGTCGCGGATCCAGCGACCCGAACGCGAACGCCGACGCCTATCGGCTCGCCCGGTTCATCCAGGAGGGCAGAGCCTTCAGCCGGGTCGAACCGACGTTTATCGGGGTCACTGAACCCCAACTCGACCGAACACTCCGTGAGGTCGCCCGCCACGACCCCGACGCCACGATCGTCGCCCCGTATATGCTCGGCGACGGTGTTCTCACACAGCGAGTCCGCGAGGAGGTCGAGGAGTTCGACGAGTTACACCCGGGGATCGAAGCGACCACAACGGACGTCTTGGGCGTCGACGAACGACTCATTCGTGCGCTCGAATACCGGGTGCAGGAGGCACGAACCGGTACCGTCTCGATGCCCTGTGACACGTGTACACACAAAGTCTCGTTTGCCGATTACGATTCGGGGGTCGACGGCGAAACGGCCTTCGCCGAGGCGTTAGAGCACACGCTGGCACACGTCAGTGACGCTCACGACCATGGTCACAACCACGGCGACATAGGTGGGCGCGATCACGAGCACGACCACGGACAGGCCGACGCTCACGACCATGGTCACGATGGGACAGCAACGCACGAGCACGACCACAGCCACGACGGACCGCGCTCGGGATGA
- a CDS encoding VWA domain-containing protein, with translation MVGFRSAVPFPDIVGQERLKRALLAVAVNDALDGLLIRGEKGTAKSTAVRGLVDLLPNQRVIADCPYGCPPDEPARQCDSCRGRENPPVETRPVPLVTVPLGATRERVVGSLSLSDALDGEPTFEPGLLARANRGVLYVDEVNLLDDHLVDVLLDAAASGVNRVERDGMSETHPAEFTLIGTMNPEEGDIRPQLRDRFAIQVEVTGAQDIDERVTIVESALDRSRETESDSDDSAKLDQLRRTITTAREALDDVSLRRDLAATIAEVCVDAGVDGHRGDIAAARTARTFAALDGRRNVTERDVREALGYALPHRLRSRPFEETEPIEDLLAEHFDESAAESGDDTEETDEADREGGREQSQAGGSANNSESEASRTVDGTDTPADADGTGPDRDHSTATAGGPAETDRSETESTTEQDRSGTDTAEVPAEIGEREDARAESDDSSRDGTQSDTADGEQSKGTDGDWSGDSAGDRTARPASAESVTPVETDGTPGLGIDDETPTSAVDTGRIEAKPDADAVGPRVRTEPVDSPDNVDTAATIRQSAKRGRADIQRQDLRQSVRSGSATALVVFVVDASASMRSAMEAAKGTVLELLKESYRERDEVAFVAFAGEEATVLLPPTDSVSLAARHLKELPTGDRTPLPDGLTTAREVIDRADPAASVAVVVTDGRPNVAAGRPTAATRTAATDLAESADEVLVVDASQPDDRATVTADLAEAADGRTISLENLSTESVQSASRSARE, from the coding sequence ATGGTTGGATTTCGATCCGCCGTCCCGTTCCCGGACATCGTGGGCCAGGAGCGTCTCAAGCGGGCGTTGCTCGCGGTGGCTGTCAACGACGCCCTCGACGGGCTGTTGATACGGGGCGAGAAAGGGACGGCAAAGTCGACGGCGGTGCGGGGACTGGTCGATTTGCTCCCCAACCAGCGGGTGATCGCGGATTGTCCATACGGCTGTCCGCCGGACGAACCGGCCCGTCAATGTGACTCCTGTCGGGGCCGGGAGAACCCGCCTGTCGAGACCCGTCCCGTCCCCCTGGTCACGGTCCCGTTGGGGGCGACCCGCGAGCGGGTCGTCGGATCGCTGTCGCTCTCTGACGCACTGGATGGGGAGCCGACGTTCGAACCGGGGCTACTCGCCCGGGCTAATCGCGGCGTGCTGTACGTCGACGAGGTGAACCTTCTAGACGATCACTTAGTCGACGTATTGCTGGATGCTGCCGCCAGCGGTGTCAATCGCGTCGAGCGTGATGGAATGAGCGAGACGCACCCGGCCGAGTTCACCTTGATCGGCACGATGAACCCCGAAGAGGGGGACATCCGTCCACAACTCCGTGATCGCTTCGCCATCCAGGTCGAGGTCACGGGGGCCCAAGATATCGACGAACGGGTAACGATCGTCGAATCGGCGCTCGACCGCTCCCGGGAGACCGAGTCTGACTCGGACGACTCCGCTAAACTCGACCAATTGCGTCGGACGATCACCACTGCGCGGGAGGCGCTCGACGACGTCTCATTGCGGCGTGACCTGGCCGCGACGATCGCCGAGGTCTGTGTCGACGCTGGCGTGGACGGCCACCGTGGCGATATCGCCGCGGCTCGCACCGCCCGGACCTTCGCGGCACTGGATGGCCGTCGGAACGTAACTGAACGTGACGTCCGGGAAGCCCTCGGGTACGCGCTCCCCCACCGACTGCGAAGTCGCCCCTTCGAGGAGACCGAACCCATCGAGGACCTGCTGGCGGAGCATTTCGACGAGTCGGCCGCCGAGTCGGGTGACGATACCGAGGAAACGGACGAAGCCGACAGGGAAGGAGGACGAGAACAGTCCCAGGCCGGGGGTTCGGCCAACAACTCCGAATCAGAAGCGAGCAGGACGGTCGACGGGACGGATACGCCCGCCGACGCTGACGGTACCGGACCCGACCGCGACCATTCAACGGCTACGGCAGGCGGACCAGCAGAAACCGATCGCTCGGAAACGGAATCCACGACCGAACAGGACCGATCCGGCACAGACACCGCGGAGGTCCCGGCCGAAATCGGTGAGAGGGAGGACGCACGAGCTGAGTCGGACGATAGCTCCAGAGACGGAACTCAGTCGGATACCGCGGACGGCGAGCAGTCAAAAGGGACGGACGGCGACTGGTCGGGGGATTCAGCGGGCGATCGAACTGCTCGTCCGGCATCTGCCGAAAGCGTGACGCCGGTCGAAACAGACGGCACCCCCGGATTGGGTATCGACGACGAGACGCCTACATCAGCTGTCGACACCGGCCGCATCGAGGCCAAACCCGACGCCGACGCGGTCGGTCCCCGCGTTCGCACGGAGCCGGTTGACTCACCCGACAACGTCGACACGGCCGCGACGATCAGGCAGAGCGCAAAGCGTGGGCGGGCCGACATCCAGCGCCAGGACCTCCGGCAGTCGGTCCGGTCCGGGTCGGCGACAGCACTGGTGGTCTTCGTCGTCGACGCGAGCGCGTCGATGCGGTCGGCGATGGAGGCCGCGAAAGGGACCGTCCTCGAACTGTTGAAAGAGAGCTATCGAGAGCGCGACGAGGTCGCGTTCGTCGCCTTCGCGGGCGAGGAAGCGACCGTCCTCCTCCCGCCGACGGACAGCGTCTCACTCGCGGCCCGTCACCTCAAGGAACTGCCGACCGGTGATCGGACGCCACTGCCCGACGGACTGACGACGGCCCGTGAGGTGATCGACCGGGCCGACCCTGCCGCGAGCGTGGCCGTCGTCGTGACCGACGGTCGGCCGAACGTCGCCGCCGGACGGCCGACGGCGGCGACCCGCACGGCTGCCACAGACCTCGCCGAATCCGCCGACGAGGTCCTGGTCGTCGATGCTAGCCAGCCGGACGACCGGGCAACGGTGACTGCGGATCTCGCGGAGGCCGCCGACGGGCGGACGATTTCGCTGGAAAACCTTTCCACCGAGTCAGTGCAGTCTGCGTCCCGATCTGCCAGAGAGTAA